One Spinacia oleracea cultivar Varoflay chromosome 4, BTI_SOV_V1, whole genome shotgun sequence DNA segment encodes these proteins:
- the LOC130460051 gene encoding eukaryotic translation initiation factor 3 subunit F-like has protein sequence MLTSHQKGNPKEVIVGWYSTGFGVTRGSSLIHEFYSREVANPFHVPVDTTFRNGEATIKAFVSVNLSLGDQSLAAQFQKIPAELRMSEAERVEC, from the exons ATGTTGACATCACACCAGAAAGGGAACCCAAAGGAAGTAATTGTTGGATG GTATTCAACCGGATTTGGTGTTACGAGAGGTTCTTCTTTGATCCATGAATTCTACTCTAGAGAGGTTGCAAATCCTTTCCATGTACCAGTGGACACTACATTCAGAAATGGAGAGGCAACCATAAAAGCCTTTGTCTCTGTTAATTTATCTCTTGGAGACCAGTCACTTGCTGCTCAATTTCAGAAAATTCCTGCAGAACTTCGAATGTCAGAAGCAGAGAGGGTTGAAT GTTAG